One part of the Aricia agestis chromosome Z, ilAriAges1.1, whole genome shotgun sequence genome encodes these proteins:
- the LOC121738731 gene encoding serine/threonine-protein kinase tricornered isoform X2: MTGSDNIRFSGHTLDKATKAKVTLENFYTNLITQHYERKQRLEKLEESLKDESLTESQKQEKRQQHAQKETEFLRLKRSRLGVEDFEPLKVIGRGAFGEVRLVQKKDTGHVYAMKILRKADMLEKEQVAHVRAERDILVEADHQWVVKMYYSFQDPMNLYLIMEFLPGGDMMMLLMKKDTLSEECAQFYVAETALAIDSIHKLGFIHRDIKPDNLLLDARGHIKLSDFGLCTGLKKSHRTDFYRDLSRATPSDFNFFSVSTTSSAMDSKRRAESWKRNRRALAYSTVGTPDYIAPEVFLQTGYGPQADWWSLGVIMYEMLIGYPPFCSDTPQETYRKVMSWRESLTFPPEIPISEEARETILRFCSEPDRRLGSQRGIEDVKSVQFFRGVDWSHVRERPAAITVDVRSIDDTSNFDDFPDVKLEIPPTTQDGEVAYKDWVFINYTFKRFEGLTQRGTPTKK; the protein is encoded by the exons ATGACGGGCTCTGACAACATCCGCTTCAGCGGCCACACCCTCGACAAGGCCACCAAGGCGAAGGTGACCCTCGAGAACTTCTATACGAATCTCATTACACAGCACTATGAGAGGAAACAGAG GCTGGAGAAATTGGAGGAGTCGCTCAAAGATGAAAGCTTAACAGAGAGCCAGAAGCAAGAGAAGAGACAGCAACATGCGCAAAAAGAAACAGAGTTTCTGAGGCTCAAGCGCTCCAGACTCGGCGTTGAAGACTTCGAACCGCTAAAA GTTATCGGTCGAGGCGCTTTCGGGGAGGTACGCTTGGTGCAGAAAAAAGACACGGGCCACGTCTACGCCATGAAAATATTAAGGAAAGCTGACATGTTGGAGAAGGAACAG GTAGCCCACGTGAGAGCCGAAAGAGACATCCTAGTGGAAGCCGACCACCAATGGGTGGTGAAGATGTACTATAGCTTCCAAGATCCCATGAACCTCTACCTCATCATGGAATTCCTGCCCGGTGGTGACATGATGATGCTTCTCATGAAGAAAGACACCCTCAGCGAGGAGTGCGCTCAGTTCTACGTAGCGGAGACGGCGCTAGCTATAGACAGTATACATAAACTTGGATTTATACACag AGACATAAAACCTGACAACCTGCTGCTGGACGCACGTGGTCACATCAAGCTCAGCGACTTCGGTCTCTGCACGGGCCTGAAGAAGAGTCACCGCACCGACTTCTACCGCGACCTGTCCAGGGCGACGCCTTCTGACTTCA ATTTCTTTTCAGTATCCACTACATCGTCTGCCATGGACTCTAAGAGACGCGCTGAATCGTGGAAGAGAAATAGGCGAGCCCTGGCATACTCCACCGTTGGCACACCTGACTACATTGCACCTGAAGTCTTCCTGCAGACCGGATATGGACCGCAGGCGGATTGGTGGAGCCTTGGCGTTATCAT GTACGAGATGCTGATCGGCTACCCGCCGTTCTGCTCCGACACGCCACAGGAGACTTACAGGAAGGTGATGTCGTGGCGGGAATCCCTCACCTTCCCCCCGGAAATACCCATCAGCGAGGAGGCCAGGGAGACCATACTGCGCTTTTGCTCGGAGCCTGATCGCAG ACTTGGCTCGCAGCGAGGCATAGAGGACGTGAAATCTGTCCAATTCTTCCGCGGCGTGGACTGGTCGCACGTCCGCGAGCGCCCCGCGGCCATTACTGTCGACGTCCGCTCCATAGACGACACGTCCAACTTCGACGATTTCCCCGATGTTAAACTTGAGATAC CGCCCACAACTCAAGACGGTGAAGTGGCATACAAAGACTGGGTTTTCATCAACTACACCTTCAAGAGATTCGAGGGTCTCACCCAGAGGGGGACCCCCACCAAGAAATGA
- the LOC121738731 gene encoding serine/threonine-protein kinase tricornered isoform X1, producing the protein MTGSDNIRFSGHTLDKATKAKVTLENFYTNLITQHYERKQRLEKLEESLKDESLTESQKQEKRQQHAQKETEFLRLKRSRLGVEDFEPLKVIGRGAFGEVRLVQKKDTGHVYAMKILRKADMLEKEQVAHVRAERDILVEADHQWVVKMYYSFQDPMNLYLIMEFLPGGDMMMLLMKKDTLSEECAQFYVAETALAIDSIHKLGFIHRDIKPDNLLLDARGHIKLSDFGLCTGLKKSHRTDFYRDLSRATPSDFNFFSVSTTSSAMDSKRRAESWKRNRRALAYSTVGTPDYIAPEVFLQTGYGPQADWWSLGVIMYEMLIGYPPFCSDTPQETYRKVMSWRESLTFPPEIPISEEARETILRFCSEPDRRLGSQRGIEDVKSVQFFRGVDWSHVRERPAAITVDVRSIDDTSNFDDFPDVKLEIPSAPTTQDGEVAYKDWVFINYTFKRFEGLTQRGTPTKK; encoded by the exons ATGACGGGCTCTGACAACATCCGCTTCAGCGGCCACACCCTCGACAAGGCCACCAAGGCGAAGGTGACCCTCGAGAACTTCTATACGAATCTCATTACACAGCACTATGAGAGGAAACAGAG GCTGGAGAAATTGGAGGAGTCGCTCAAAGATGAAAGCTTAACAGAGAGCCAGAAGCAAGAGAAGAGACAGCAACATGCGCAAAAAGAAACAGAGTTTCTGAGGCTCAAGCGCTCCAGACTCGGCGTTGAAGACTTCGAACCGCTAAAA GTTATCGGTCGAGGCGCTTTCGGGGAGGTACGCTTGGTGCAGAAAAAAGACACGGGCCACGTCTACGCCATGAAAATATTAAGGAAAGCTGACATGTTGGAGAAGGAACAG GTAGCCCACGTGAGAGCCGAAAGAGACATCCTAGTGGAAGCCGACCACCAATGGGTGGTGAAGATGTACTATAGCTTCCAAGATCCCATGAACCTCTACCTCATCATGGAATTCCTGCCCGGTGGTGACATGATGATGCTTCTCATGAAGAAAGACACCCTCAGCGAGGAGTGCGCTCAGTTCTACGTAGCGGAGACGGCGCTAGCTATAGACAGTATACATAAACTTGGATTTATACACag AGACATAAAACCTGACAACCTGCTGCTGGACGCACGTGGTCACATCAAGCTCAGCGACTTCGGTCTCTGCACGGGCCTGAAGAAGAGTCACCGCACCGACTTCTACCGCGACCTGTCCAGGGCGACGCCTTCTGACTTCA ATTTCTTTTCAGTATCCACTACATCGTCTGCCATGGACTCTAAGAGACGCGCTGAATCGTGGAAGAGAAATAGGCGAGCCCTGGCATACTCCACCGTTGGCACACCTGACTACATTGCACCTGAAGTCTTCCTGCAGACCGGATATGGACCGCAGGCGGATTGGTGGAGCCTTGGCGTTATCAT GTACGAGATGCTGATCGGCTACCCGCCGTTCTGCTCCGACACGCCACAGGAGACTTACAGGAAGGTGATGTCGTGGCGGGAATCCCTCACCTTCCCCCCGGAAATACCCATCAGCGAGGAGGCCAGGGAGACCATACTGCGCTTTTGCTCGGAGCCTGATCGCAG ACTTGGCTCGCAGCGAGGCATAGAGGACGTGAAATCTGTCCAATTCTTCCGCGGCGTGGACTGGTCGCACGTCCGCGAGCGCCCCGCGGCCATTACTGTCGACGTCCGCTCCATAGACGACACGTCCAACTTCGACGATTTCCCCGATGTTAAACTTGAGATAC CATCAGCGCCCACAACTCAAGACGGTGAAGTGGCATACAAAGACTGGGTTTTCATCAACTACACCTTCAAGAGATTCGAGGGTCTCACCCAGAGGGGGACCCCCACCAAGAAATGA
- the LOC121738731 gene encoding serine/threonine-protein kinase tricornered isoform X3, whose protein sequence is MTGSDNIRFSGHTLDKATKAKVTLENFYTNLITQHYERKQRLEKLEESLKDESLTESQKQEKRQQHAQKETEFLRLKRSRLGVEDFEPLKVIGRGAFGEVRLVQKKDTGHVYAMKILRKADMLEKEQVAHVRAERDILVEADHQWVVKMYYSFQDPMNLYLIMEFLPGGDMMMLLMKKDTLSEECAQFYVAETALAIDSIHKLGFIHRDIKPDNLLLDARGHIKLSDFGLCTGLKKSHRTDFYRDLSRATPSDFISTTSSAMDSKRRAESWKRNRRALAYSTVGTPDYIAPEVFLQTGYGPQADWWSLGVIMYEMLIGYPPFCSDTPQETYRKVMSWRESLTFPPEIPISEEARETILRFCSEPDRRLGSQRGIEDVKSVQFFRGVDWSHVRERPAAITVDVRSIDDTSNFDDFPDVKLEIPSAPTTQDGEVAYKDWVFINYTFKRFEGLTQRGTPTKK, encoded by the exons ATGACGGGCTCTGACAACATCCGCTTCAGCGGCCACACCCTCGACAAGGCCACCAAGGCGAAGGTGACCCTCGAGAACTTCTATACGAATCTCATTACACAGCACTATGAGAGGAAACAGAG GCTGGAGAAATTGGAGGAGTCGCTCAAAGATGAAAGCTTAACAGAGAGCCAGAAGCAAGAGAAGAGACAGCAACATGCGCAAAAAGAAACAGAGTTTCTGAGGCTCAAGCGCTCCAGACTCGGCGTTGAAGACTTCGAACCGCTAAAA GTTATCGGTCGAGGCGCTTTCGGGGAGGTACGCTTGGTGCAGAAAAAAGACACGGGCCACGTCTACGCCATGAAAATATTAAGGAAAGCTGACATGTTGGAGAAGGAACAG GTAGCCCACGTGAGAGCCGAAAGAGACATCCTAGTGGAAGCCGACCACCAATGGGTGGTGAAGATGTACTATAGCTTCCAAGATCCCATGAACCTCTACCTCATCATGGAATTCCTGCCCGGTGGTGACATGATGATGCTTCTCATGAAGAAAGACACCCTCAGCGAGGAGTGCGCTCAGTTCTACGTAGCGGAGACGGCGCTAGCTATAGACAGTATACATAAACTTGGATTTATACACag AGACATAAAACCTGACAACCTGCTGCTGGACGCACGTGGTCACATCAAGCTCAGCGACTTCGGTCTCTGCACGGGCCTGAAGAAGAGTCACCGCACCGACTTCTACCGCGACCTGTCCAGGGCGACGCCTTCTGACTTCA TATCCACTACATCGTCTGCCATGGACTCTAAGAGACGCGCTGAATCGTGGAAGAGAAATAGGCGAGCCCTGGCATACTCCACCGTTGGCACACCTGACTACATTGCACCTGAAGTCTTCCTGCAGACCGGATATGGACCGCAGGCGGATTGGTGGAGCCTTGGCGTTATCAT GTACGAGATGCTGATCGGCTACCCGCCGTTCTGCTCCGACACGCCACAGGAGACTTACAGGAAGGTGATGTCGTGGCGGGAATCCCTCACCTTCCCCCCGGAAATACCCATCAGCGAGGAGGCCAGGGAGACCATACTGCGCTTTTGCTCGGAGCCTGATCGCAG ACTTGGCTCGCAGCGAGGCATAGAGGACGTGAAATCTGTCCAATTCTTCCGCGGCGTGGACTGGTCGCACGTCCGCGAGCGCCCCGCGGCCATTACTGTCGACGTCCGCTCCATAGACGACACGTCCAACTTCGACGATTTCCCCGATGTTAAACTTGAGATAC CATCAGCGCCCACAACTCAAGACGGTGAAGTGGCATACAAAGACTGGGTTTTCATCAACTACACCTTCAAGAGATTCGAGGGTCTCACCCAGAGGGGGACCCCCACCAAGAAATGA